gaggggacaggttaaagaagtatttttaagcaattgagacatggattgggtatgcgtgccattcagagggtgaatgggcaagacaaaggatttaagtgactttgaacggggtatggtagtaggtgccaggtgcaccgggttcgtgtcaagaactgcaacgctgctgggttttttacgctcaacagtttcccgtgtgtatcaaaaatggtccaccacccaaaggacatccagccaacttgccacaaccatgggaagcattggagtcgacatgggccagcatccctgtggaacacattcaacaccttgtagagtccatgccctgacgaattaagGCTGTTGAGGGCAAAGGGGgcggtgcaactcaatatcaggaaggtgttcctaatgtttgatatactcagtgtatgtgaaGTACAATATTAGCAGGCAATCTAAGCATTCAGGCGTTAATGTTTACCTGTAGTAGTTTGGCTTGAAGGGCCCGTTCTTGTTCAAGCCCAGGTACTTGGCCTGCTCGTCACTCAGCTCTGTGAGGTGGGCATCGAACGTAGGCAGGTGAAGGCTGGCCACATACTCATCTGGAATAATACAGAAGGAGGGAGTGGGGGGTggggagaaagagcgagacagagaaaaaaaagagcgagagagagaaagatggatagagagaaacagaaaaagaaggagtgggaggagagagcCTAGTTACTCTAGCCTGCGGGGACACGGGGCACTCATTTATTTGTTTGTGTGGGGTTAGCTGAATGCACTGGGGCTGCTTCTCCTGTCccggtctctccctctgtctctccctccctccctccatccatctctctccgtCAGTGATGGTGCAGTGAGCTTAGCAGCAGGGTCTGACAGGCTGACCTATATTGAGCCTCTCTGCCAGTCTGCCTCTCATTCTCCCTGCTTTTACACCAtacacttgggggggggggggggcagagacgCGGCTACGCTGCCagctgcagacacacacaaacgcatgcacaTTCAGGCTCTCCATGAGATGTACTCTACAGTGAATGAAGCGcgtgcattcacacacacacactctctctaaatAGGATGCGTTCTACTATGAATTCTACAGTTCCCAGACACTGCAATGACTGAAAAATGAATAGAACAAAAGACTAAACGCTGCAAACACGACCTGATATACTAACATCCAGTGTTTGTTTTGGATCATGACGTAGAACATACATAACCCCTGCAGCCACGTCTTGGATTGGGTTGAGTTAGCACAGAGGCGCTTCAAAACATATTCACGGTCATGCTAGCCATCTCTATCCCTATAGTGTATCTATCGCTTCTATTTGCTGAGGTGAGTCTGTTGTGCATTCTGGCTGATCCCCTTTCAACTCAATGTTTTCCCCTAAAAGGGTTTTGTCAGAGGTTCAGACAGGCGGACGGGTGCTGTCAGGTGACTACTGGCTGCCTCGGCTGAGGCCTTAACGAATAAGGAttacggagtgtgtgtgtgtgttgaggacagaggagggatgaaggagtatgtctgtgtgtgtgtgtgtgtgtgtgtgtgtgtgtgtgtgtgtgtgtgtgtgtgtgtgtgtggacatagAGCTCGGCCTCTTACCCATCTTCTTGGGCAGCAGGTAGACATCCTGTTTGTAACGTCCCTCTGGGGCGTTGTACAGCTCTATCAGAGCCAGGGCCTGAGGTACGAGACAGGACCCGGATgtcaatctcacacacacacctgttaccaTGGCAACGCCACGGTCGCTCTCATGACGCACGCGGCCTGGCGGGTCAGCGGCAGAGCAATGACAGGACCCTAATCTCTCAGATTACTGTACgaagtggcacacacacacacacacacaccgacgcTGATCCACCCCACACACAAATCACAAAAACGCACGGTACCTGAGTGGTGGCGGTGATGGACAGGACAAAGGTGGGGACCGTAGAGCAGCTTAGGTTCAGCAGACGACCCTGAGGACAGATCGAGAGATGCATTGGGTTAACAACCAGTTAACGGCACACAGAATCAGAGGAAACTGCGTCTCAATTATAagatactgtgtgtatgtgtgtgtgtgtgtgtgtgcagttgacATCGACATCATCAAATGTCAGAAAAAGCGTTGCTGAGTCCAAGGTCAGAATAACAGAAGACGTTGTGCACGCAGACATGTAAACAGAGGGAGAAAACAGGACTGGTATTGTTACTGGGCTCAAGACCGCTAACGAGGCAGCGTGCACAAAGGAGGAGGAACTGATCTACATTCACTACCGCCATCGTACATTCCTTAGGTGACACAGAAAGCACGCAATAATGTTCTTTATTTCCCCAGAGCTGCAACATGCGTTAGTCCGTAGCAATTACGCTTCGGTGGTGATTTAGTTTCGATTCCCTGTTTGCTGCGAGTAGCGGTGACAGTACAACGGGGCGTACTGTTACTTTATGCAGTATGCACACTGCCCGGGGGAACTGAGGCGGCCCACACTTCCCTGTTCTGAAGAGAGCGTCAGGAGAACAGAACACCGGCTACAGGTGAGCTCCGGAGAACCAAACTGACAAAAAGAGCAACTTCTCTTTGAAAAAGCCCCTCAGATCGAGACGGTAGAGGAGAAGTGAGAGAGTCCAGGAGTGAAGATGGAGAGAATAGTCaaaaagagagggaagagtgaGAGGGGAAAACAAACAGCAGAGAGGGGGTTTCCATTACCTGATTAAAGCATGGAGGAGATCAAATAGCAGACAATGAAGCACCTGGCTTTCAGCCTGGCTCGCTCTCACGGTGGTTTCATTCTGTCAGAgactgctgcacacacacacacacacacacagagtgcctctgtgtctctctctgctaTGAGAGAGGGAATGTGGTGTAGACGTACTGCTTGTTTACCAGGCACAGCCTCAGATAGGGGTTGCTGTACAGCTACACACGGAACATTTGGATCTATTCACGCCCAGTTATTTGGAAGTTGAGAGGATTTATAGATCAGATCGTTGACCCTTGTGATTGAGCAGTGCTTTGAGGTAGTGCCGTCATGGACAGCCTTGTATTAatgtgacgatgatgatgatgataatagaTCACCTCAGCCAGCAGCACTATCCGCTTGCCGTCGGGCCAGATGACGTGGTCCACCTGTGACCTAACTCTCTCCCAGGTCAGCTCCGGTGTCCGCAGGCTCGCCTGGAGGAGAGGACAAGAAACAGACAGGAAACAGTTACCACGAGAACAGTTTCACTATGACAACCAGGGACTTACGTTAACACCCGACAAATGCGGGTCGATTTTGGCATTGGTGGGTAAGATGTCCGtttcaccagccacgttggcggTTGGTCAGGGCTCCACAAGCATGTCAATTCCGTTTGCAAATAAACAGAGTTAGGAGTCAAGTATGAGCTCATGTGCAGCTGAACTAATGCCGCAGTAGccgttttcaaagtatttctgtcattttgtttcatagctggtagCTAAAAATCAcacaaagaactacaaatccTATAATAATAtcccaactcgcgcaacatgcaGGACCACAGCCTGGCTGGGGAGCTGTGTGGACCGCGCTGAAGACCAGTGGGCACAAGTATAAAAAGGTGgtcattttgttttatttttaacaaTTTTTCTCCCCAGTTTCGTAATATCCaatggtagttagtcttgtcccatcgctgtcccctacggactcgggagagacgaaggtcgagagctatgcgttctccgaaacacgaccctgccaagccgcactgcttggttgacactgctcgcttaacccggaggccagctgcaccaatgtgttggaggaaacaccgtccagctggcgaccgaagtcagcttgaaggcgcccggcccgccacaaggagtcgctagagcgcgatgggacaaggaaatcccggccggccaaacccttccctaacccagacgacgctgggccaattgtgcgccgcctcatgggtctcccggtcacggccggctgcaacacaaacggcgatcgaacccaggtctgtagtgacgcctcaagcactgcgatgcagtgccttagaccgctgcgccactctggaagCCTCTCTTGGTCGAATTCACTTTAAAGGGAGACTATGTCCTTGTGTTTCgtggctatttacattgttttgttcacaagctaggttgttCTTCAAAGTTTGAGTTTGCTTCAACTGCTAGCAAAGGCATCGGCTACTAGTCAGATTCTCTATATCATAGGCAGTCACTGACGAGTCCAGCGGCTCAGTGCCCTCGTTGCCACGGTAACCTCCCACCCTTAAAGGGGCAGCGTAACATTTTTATCTCATCTTAGGTATTTTGGTTAAGACTCAGTTCACAAAAAATTAAATAACATTGAGTAATATACCACTTCACTTATTACTAGTAATACAtgtattgttttagaaacattacaaagcatgctcatccgtaaaaaaaaaaaaaaaaaatcatgaaaagaaAATATTTTGGCTGGTAAAAAATCTGAGTTCATGTCAGGCCCTGATGACAACAGTCACTATGAAAATGGTTTCGCTATGACCCTGAGGATGTCACCGTAACAGTGACAACAACTGACAGGCATAGGCCACAGCGAGCCAACTCATAACTATGACAACGTCAGGTCAGGGGCGTTGTCGTATCACAGCTTCCCCCACAGTGACAATACCGTGACGAGCATTGGTGACAGCAGTGTCTTCCGCCCACACGATCAGTCGAGCTGTCACAATAACACACCCGCACACGTacatacaacccccccccccctcatctcccaccaacacacacagacacacgcttcACTCACCACGTCGATCTCGGTGTTTGAGTGTCCCATGTTGCAGACGATACAGCCGTTCTTCATACGGTCCAAGTATTCTCTCACCACCACGTTCTTATTTCCTGAAGTAGAGGGACCGTCATTAAACGTGCCATCGATATTACACTCTCACAGTCATCATGTTCACTGAAACGTCAGAGAAATTCACAAGTGGACAGAGGTGAATACTACCAATAATTCGCGCCGGGCCGACACATGCTGAATGACATGATTAACCCCTTCAAAAGGAATTATGTTGCTGTATATGCTACACAAATCATGCTAGGAATAAATCTCCTGCACTAGATAAAAATCAATCTACTCAAAATGCACCATAGCGCTCCACATCAACATAGACCTACAGTATGAATAAGTGTCTGAACGGCATCGCGTGCCTCTAAGTCTGAGTGTGTGAACGCGCATGTCTGTGTGCAAACGCATACACATTCGCATGAGTGATTACGGTTGTCTGTCCTTTTTCAATTAAcgttttactggactgatggcctgcatcttATGGTTAGTCTGCGGGGAGGGACGaagcagcggtgaggctgcctctcacccgactcactgtccccctctccctcctgaaaatactgcctggtatggcagctgctcggcctccgaccgcaaggcactacagagggtagtacgtacggcccagtacatcaccggggcccaagcttcctgccatccaggtcctctataccaggcggtgtcagaggaaggccttaaaaattgtcgaagactccagccaccctagtcatagactgttctctctgctaccacacgacaagcaataacggagcgccaagtctaggtacaagaggattctaaacagcttctacccccaagccataagcctcctgaacatctaatcaaatggctacccagactatttgcattgcctgcccccccccttctacacggctgctactctgttattatctatgcatagtcaccttaatactacctacatgtacatattacctcaattaccttgactaaccggtgtccccacacattgactctgtaccagtaccccctgtatacagcctcgctattgttattttactgctgctctttaattattagcTACTTTTATTtcaggtattttcttaaaacggcattgttgtttaagggcttgtaagtaagcatttcactgtaaggtctacacctgttgtattcggcgcatgtgacaaataaaaatgtgatttgaaaaggggacacagtcttccagctgatggcgaaactcaagtcgcaccgcattatttctgcctcatgcagcAATGCATGTCCTCACTcatatgaccagagaaagtgaaatattcctcgatactAAAAAAATAAAGCCGCTAATAACACTTCgctatactcattcattgcaaagaaatctaaaccctaaccctgacttAAACCCCAACAAGCTCATGTACTTGCACTCGGTTATTAGTTGACACTATTGCCACTTGTCTGTTCTAATGTGGCCATCTAGTGTTGACCgaggggacaggggagagttgtTCACCTGTGCAAGTGATGACAATGTCCACTTGTCTGATCACCTCATTCAGCTTCACCAGTCTGAAGCCATCCATGCTGTACAGGGACGGATAAACAAACGCGTTACTTCCTCGTTCACCCGGCTGCCATTGGCCGATTAGTTCACGTACCTGGCTCTGATTGGTTGAACTTACCAGGCCTGCAAGGCACAGATGGGGTCGATCTCTGTGACGTACACGATGGAGCCCATGGCCTTGAGAGCAGCACAGCAGCCCTTCCCCACCTATGGAGCgtaaataaaaacacatgggCATAGGACTGATGGTGGCTCTACCATAGACTTGGATGGTAAACAGTTTCCTCTGGTGGTCCATTTTGATATAATAAGGTGTTTAGATCGCCAgcagcatcccactgctggctaagcagggttggtcctggtcggcccacggatgggagaccagatgctactGGAAATGGGTTtgaagggccagtaggaggcattGGGGACATTTCCCTGTGTAAGGtcccgtctttcggatgggacgtaaAACGGgcgtcctgactctctgtggtcactgaagaccccatggcacttatcgtaagagtaggggtgttaaccccggtgtcctggctaaatccccaatctggccctcataccatcatggccacctaatcctCCCCAGCTTCCGATTGGGtcattcctcccctctcctccccctgtaactattccccaggtcgttgctgtaaaagagaatatgttctcagtcaacttaccttgtAAAATTAGGATTAAAAAAAATTAGAAGTaccatttggggcggcaggttgcaagatcgaatccccgagctgacaaggtacaaatctgtcgttctgcccctgaacaaggcagttaaccctctgttcctaggccgtcattgaaaataagaatttgttcttaactgacttgcctagttaaataataaggtaataaataaattaaatacagtagggctgggaattgccagggacctcatgatacAATGTTGTGCCGATACTTTATGTATTGCGATTTTATGTTCCAAACATATCGCTCACcaaatgtctgctgcagagagacaagagaatgAGAAAGCTcgttttgatcagtcagggaaataaaagtgcCGAAACCACATTGGCTCACTATTAAAAAGGAGGAAAAACAgcagagttttggtgcaggtacagctaATGCTACCTACAGTAGCAAAAACATTATTGTATCGATACAAATATAGTTTACAAATAATGTAGCAAAATGCAACTATCAACCCTCCCCCCCATCACTAACACACAGTAGGTAAGACAGACTTACCTCTCCATATCCACACACAACCACCTGTTTTCCCCCAAACATTACATCAGTAGTCCTCTTCAGACTGGAGGGAAAGcgaagaaacacaaaaaaaaatcaaaagaagTTATCATGACAAAATGTTTAAGTCATCCGTAGACTCCCGGCCGTCAGCGCCCGAAGACAATTATACGTGACGACAACGACGTAATCTTCCTCGGTCTTCCTGTTTTGAACAGGCATGCCGGAGTTGTCCTACCCGTCCAGGATGGACTCCCTGCAGCAGTAGAGGTTGTCAAACTTCTGCTTGGTCACAGAGTCGTTGACATTCATGGCCGGGACACACAGCTTCCCCGCCTTGGACAGCTGGTACAACCTACATACAGAGCAGCAACAAGAGGGGGGGGGCCTCATTACCAGTAAAACCTGACACTACCTGTTATGGCCACTAGATGGAGAAATGGTCATAGAAGATGGACCACTATGCTTCAAAACAAACCCCTGATGAAGGTGAAGCTTACTCGCAAAACACTGTTTTTCTCAGTCTAGACAAATGAGTCAACTAACAATGAAGCAGTGTGGTTAGCAGTGATCCACCCACCGGTGTACTCCAGTGACGCTCTCCTCCACGATGCCCTTGATCTTCTTGAACATGTTGGGGTATTTCTTATAGATCCAGTGGGTCAGGTCTCCGCCGTCATCTAGGATCTGGAGCAGGACACAACGCGTCTCTCTAACTGATCGGGATAAATGACTGACGCCGTTTACGTGGTAACAAAGTCCGGGTGCCAGTCCGTTACTGGGGGATGGGAGTGATTGAGGGAGACAAGACAGACACGTACCATGTTGGGCTGCCAGCCCTCCAGGTTGACACAGCGATCGATGCACCACCAGAAGTCATCCTCCGACTCGCCCTTCCACGCGAACACAGAGAACCCTGAGAGAGAAATCGAAGAGATGAGcgatagagaaagggagggagagtaaGAGAAATGTAGCGATGCAGCATGTTCTTATGAATATCCTACCATCGAATTGATGGGCACTGAGAGAGCCAGCGGTCGCGACAGAGAACGAGCTCCCACACGACACAGATGCTCAAATGAAGCAGCCCTGTTCACACTCACCTCCCTCGGCCAGAGCAGCTGCCACCTCATTCTGCGTGGAGTAGATGTTACAGGCAGCCCACCTGCACTGAGCCCCCAGGGCAGACAGCGTCTCCATCAACACctgcagggacacacacagaccagaCCGCGCGCTCAGTTACGGACACAGCCAACGGAGACGTTCGTGTTCAAAGCAAAGTCCTGCCGCTAAAAGATGCGTGAAGCTGGCTTAAGACGAGTGCCATTCAGTATGGCTGGGAGTCGTGGTTTTCTGAGCAGGTGCGGCAGACTCACAGTGGACTGAGCGGTGGatggtggcgtgtgtgtgtgtgtgtgtgtgtgtgtgtgtgtgtgactcacggCTGTCTGAGCTGTGATGTGGGTGCAGCCCACTACTTTGGCCCCAGCCAGCGGCTTCTCTCCCTGGGCCCTCTTCCTCAGGGCCATGAGAGCTGGCATCTCTGTGTGGAGGAGACAACGCAACCGACAGGTTATTTTagacccaacaacaacaacaacaacaacacaaaaccaTTGGTCCCGTTTCAAAAAGGCATCCTCCTCTGTATAATCCTTAAAATGACATTTAAAAATCTTTGAAAAATTCTAAATGGTTAAAGCGTGGTTAATGAAAGTTAGCTGGCCAACATTCTTTGGGAAGCCTTCTGCTGCGCTGCCTATGGTCTCTCACCTAGGCATTCACAGCTCGAGCCATGTGTGATAAGGACAACCGAGCCAGGGCTGCGTGAGGTCAATGATTAAAAGACCAGACAAAATTACAAACCACCATAAATACATTTATATTGACATCCTAAAAAGTGGCACTATTCACTGCCCTtctccctaaccttaaaaatcaaccacattcatttcacattaaaACAATCTATTAATTGCACATCATACCAATACTTCAAATAATACACCTGGCCAGCAGTAGGGGGCACAAGGGGCAGTGGAGTGGTTTCTCTTAAAGACAGCCTTGTCCAAATGAAAACCTTTTCCTGCTTTATAAAGCTATTTTTTACCTCCAAGGGAAGGCTATTCCATAGACAAATGCCTGTATGGAAAAACGTGCTCCTCGCAGTACTGTTTACTCTTGGGATTTTACAAGACATAACACTAGCTCTGGTATTGTGACTGTGTTGGTTATAGACCATATCAAATGTGTTTTTTCTTGTAACCTGGGGCACGATCATTTAAGATGTCAAACGTATGATTAAGTTGGTCCACTCTGGACTCCAAAGGCAACAAGCCCACCTCCCGGAACTCCTGTACCCCATGTGGGCCCTAgaggggacattcagcatatacctgatatcGTTATTTTGCATGACCTGAATTCTCTTTTTCAGCTTTTTTGATGGCCTACTATATATACACCAAGCAGAGCAGGCATAATCAAAATGACACTGAATCAAGGTTGA
The DNA window shown above is from Salmo trutta chromosome 8, fSalTru1.1, whole genome shotgun sequence and carries:
- the LOC115198716 gene encoding putative adenosylhomocysteinase 3 isoform X3, translating into MSVQVLAAEMAEVELKDVPSKELTPESPLTTKADDKGIVESEPKAVVTSATTPTMEPIVKTGDPSPGFLTPNTKMPQASAMKRTDPQQNGGEAFVNRDGTVAEAPRLKKQIQFADQKQEFNKRPTKIGRRSLSRSISQSSTDSYGSAASYTDSSDDETSPRDKQQKNSKGNGDFCIKNIKQADFGRREIEIAEQEMPALMALRKRAQGEKPLAGAKVVGCTHITAQTAVLMETLSALGAQCRWAACNIYSTQNEVAAALAEGGFSVFAWKGESEDDFWWCIDRCVNLEGWQPNMILDDGGDLTHWIYKKYPNMFKKIKGIVEESVTGVHRLYQLSKAGKLCVPAMNVNDSVTKQKFDNLYCCRESILDGLKRTTDVMFGGKQVVVCGYGEVGKGCCAALKAMGSIVYVTEIDPICALQACMDGFRLVKLNEVIRQVDIVITCTGNKNVVVREYLDRMKNGCIVCNMGHSNTEIDVASLRTPELTWERVRSQVDHVIWPDGKRIVLLAEGRLLNLSCSTVPTFVLSITATTQALALIELYNAPEGRYKQDVYLLPKKMDEYVASLHLPTFDAHLTELSDEQAKYLGLNKNGPFKPNYYR
- the LOC115198716 gene encoding putative adenosylhomocysteinase 3 isoform X4 yields the protein MSVQVLAAEMAEVELKDVPSKELTPESPLTTKADDKGIVESEPKAVVTSATTPTMEPIVKTGDPSPGFLTPNTKMPQASAMKRTDPQQNGGEAFVNRDGTVAEAPRLKKIQFADQKQEFNKRPTKIGRRSLSRSISQSSTDSYGSAASYTDSSDDETSPRDKQQKNSKGNGDFCIKNIKQADFGRREIEIAEQEMPALMALRKRAQGEKPLAGAKVVGCTHITAQTAVLMETLSALGAQCRWAACNIYSTQNEVAAALAEGGFSVFAWKGESEDDFWWCIDRCVNLEGWQPNMILDDGGDLTHWIYKKYPNMFKKIKGIVEESVTGVHRLYQLSKAGKLCVPAMNVNDSVTKQKFDNLYCCRESILDGLKRTTDVMFGGKQVVVCGYGEVGKGCCAALKAMGSIVYVTEIDPICALQACMDGFRLVKLNEVIRQVDIVITCTGNKNVVVREYLDRMKNGCIVCNMGHSNTEIDVASLRTPELTWERVRSQVDHVIWPDGKRIVLLAEGRLLNLSCSTVPTFVLSITATTQALALIELYNAPEGRYKQDVYLLPKKMDEYVASLHLPTFDAHLTELSDEQAKYLGLNKNGPFKPNYYR
- the LOC115198716 gene encoding putative adenosylhomocysteinase 3 isoform X2, yielding MSVQVLAAEMAEVELKDVPSKELTPESPLTTKADDKGIVESEPKAVVTSATTPTMEPIVKTGDPSPGFLTPNTKMPQASAMKRTDPQQNGGEAFVNRDGTVAEAPRLKKIQFADQKQEFNKRPTKIGRRSLSRSISQSSTDSYGSAASYTDSSDDETSPRDKQQKNSKGNGDFCIKNIKQADFGRREIEIAEQEMPALMALRKRAQGEKPLAGAKVVGCTHITAQTAVLMETLSALGAQCRWAACNIYSTQNEVAAALAEGGFSVFAWKGESEDDFWWCIDRCVNLEGWQPNMILDDGGDLTHWIYKKYPNMFKKIKGIVEESVTGVHRLYQLSKAGKLCVPAMNVNDSVTKQKFDNLYCCRESILDGLKRTTDVMFGGKQVVVCGYGEVGKGCCAALKAMGSIVYVTEIDPICALQACMDGFRLVKLNEVIRQVDIVITCTGNKNVVVREYLDRMKNGCIVCNMGHSNTEIDVASLRTPELTWERVRSQVDHVIWPDGKRIVLLAEGRLLNLSCSTVPTFVLSITATTQALALIELYNAPEGRYKQDVYLLPKKMDEYVASLHLPTFDAHLTELSDEQAKYLGLNKNGPFKPNYYRY
- the LOC115198716 gene encoding putative adenosylhomocysteinase 3 isoform X1 — encoded protein: MSVQVLAAEMAEVELKDVPSKELTPESPLTTKADDKGIVESEPKAVVTSATTPTMEPIVKTGDPSPGFLTPNTKMPQASAMKRTDPQQNGGEAFVNRDGTVAEAPRLKKQIQFADQKQEFNKRPTKIGRRSLSRSISQSSTDSYGSAASYTDSSDDETSPRDKQQKNSKGNGDFCIKNIKQADFGRREIEIAEQEMPALMALRKRAQGEKPLAGAKVVGCTHITAQTAVLMETLSALGAQCRWAACNIYSTQNEVAAALAEGGFSVFAWKGESEDDFWWCIDRCVNLEGWQPNMILDDGGDLTHWIYKKYPNMFKKIKGIVEESVTGVHRLYQLSKAGKLCVPAMNVNDSVTKQKFDNLYCCRESILDGLKRTTDVMFGGKQVVVCGYGEVGKGCCAALKAMGSIVYVTEIDPICALQACMDGFRLVKLNEVIRQVDIVITCTGNKNVVVREYLDRMKNGCIVCNMGHSNTEIDVASLRTPELTWERVRSQVDHVIWPDGKRIVLLAEGRLLNLSCSTVPTFVLSITATTQALALIELYNAPEGRYKQDVYLLPKKMDEYVASLHLPTFDAHLTELSDEQAKYLGLNKNGPFKPNYYRY